The Brassica napus cultivar Da-Ae chromosome C7, Da-Ae, whole genome shotgun sequence genome has a segment encoding these proteins:
- the LOC111207841 gene encoding uncharacterized protein LOC111207841 isoform X1, whose protein sequence is MALAQQSDTKYKTITPYDLSSNDNPGAVISQPLLNGLNYDEWAINFRMALSSRKKFGFLDGSILKPAADSSRLEDWTANNHLIVGWMKQTIEPKIKSSISTRENAKDLWDTIKKRYSLKSGARLQQLRNALSNCKQSGSSIDEYFGRLIKLWDGIADCMNSKVCSCGKCECDLNTAREQETETLRVHDFLSGLDDATHGVIRSQICAITPLPDLDSVYQTVAQNEIIRSSTTQETQVMSFTAQNRNSTNYSKPNTTRPGNKDPSRQCTVCGRTGHEASGCFTVIGYPEWWDERSRNRGPNRSSPAKPTDQGKTTAPRANTATVVTTDKTKLQANITITEADRLGLTGITNEQWNIVQKLINKEATNADHLKGKIDENIWILDTGATHHMTGNLEAMENIRDITSIPVLLPAGSDAIASKQGTVKLTSTLHIRNVYFVEGFHTNLISFGQLVTDNFLVGQVTDKLMILQDRTSRMLIGAGEREGEGLYRFRGIESLTSFQTTVSEDPVLWHRRLGHPSSHITAMIPALESSSSKHDEHIIKSCDICFRAKQTRQSFSDSSHNAKEIFDLIHCDLWGPYRTTALCGSRYFLTIIDDHSRAVWLYLLPDKTMVAQQLKDFMALIERQFSKKVKTLRSDNGTEFMCLTKYFKEQGIVHETSCVHTPQQNGRAERKHRHILNVARALRFQANLPIDLWGECVLASAHLINRTPSSLLKNKTPFEILHGQPPSLSHLRVIGCLAYAHNKNTKGDKFASRSRKCILLGFPSGTKGWKLYDLEQKDVFISRDVTFQENIFPYMDITTTETSDVLPSIVLPPSTLTEDHNDSPLQSVIDDAPVSSSPPSAINIPPETEHVDPEPVVTEVVPEPSGRGHRPRVPSTRYRDYVINTVTTIPTQTPSLPSSIPQLSSGSLFPLSAYLSYDRISSKHCSYLIALATNIEPKHFREAMKHKVWRDSMKSEIDALERQHTWDLVELPSNKKALGTKWVYTIKLLSDGTIGRHKSRLVVLGNNQKEGLDYTETFSPVAKMVTVRIFLDIAAKKNHEIHQMDVHNAFLHGDLQEEVYIKVPFGFSKPDDKRVCRLRKSLYGLKQAPRCWFAKLVEALLAYGFSQTHSDYSLFVYTKDAISLRILVYVDDLIISGNSSPSITSFKSYLSTCFHMKDLGPLKYFLGLEVARSPDGIYLCQRKYTLEIITECGLLGCKPAGSPMDQNHQLGRATGDFLSDPEQFRRLTGRLIYLLATRPDLAYSVHILSQFMQKPREEHWLAALKTVRYLKGTVGQGVLFRAEPTFSVTGWCDADWGACPATRRSLSGWIIQFGTSPITWKTKKQDAVSLSSTEAEFRAMKAITQELIWIKDLLNELGIAHPAPMLICCDNKSALYIGANPVLHEKTKHMGIICKFVREQITKGVVKTTYVSTHDQLADIFTKALGRREFDAFLLKLGINNIHAPT, encoded by the coding sequence ATGGCGTTAGCTCAACAAAGCGACACCAAATACAAAACAATCACACCATATGACCTATCATCTAATGATAACCCAGGAGCTGTTATCTCACAACCACTCTTGAATGGGTTAAATTATGATGAATGGGCTATCAACTTTCGTATGGCCTTAAGCTCACGGAAGAAATTCGGATTCCTTGACGGCAGCATTCTCAAACCCGCAGCCGATTCATCTCGCCTTGAGGATTGGACAGCAAACAATCACCTCATCGTAGGATGGATGAAACAAACCATCGAACCAAAGATCAAATCATCTATCTCAACTCGGGAAAACGCAAAAGATCTGTGGGATACGATTAAGAAACGTTATTCTCTCAAAAGTGGGGCACGCCTTCAGCAACTACGTAATGCCTTATCAAACTGCAAACAGAGTGGTTCATCAATCGATGAATATTTCGGCCGATTGATAAAACTATGGGACGGGATCGCCGATTGTATGAATTCAAAAGTATGCAGTTGCGGTAAGTGTGAGTGCGACTTAAATACAGCAAGAGAACAAGAAACAGAAACTCTACGAGTCCATGATTTCTTGTCTGGTCTTGACGACGCTACACATGGAGTAATACGCTCTCAAATCTGCGCTATAACTCCTCTTCCCGATCTAGATAGCGTCTATCAAACGGTAGCTCAGAATGAGATCATCCGTTCAAGTACGACGCAAGAAACTCAAGTTATGAGTTTTACAGCTCAAAATCGAAACTCCACAAACTACTCAAAACCTAATACTACTCGACCAGGAAATAAAGATCCTTCGAGACAATGTACGGTATGTGGACGTACTGGTCATGAAGCTTCTGGTTGCTTCACAGTTATTGGTTACCCGGAATGGTGGGACGAACGATCAAGGAACAGAGGGCCAAATCGTTCTTCACCGGCTAAACCTACTGATCAAGGGAAAACTACTGCACCAAGGGCTAACACGGCAACTGTGGTAACAACGgacaaaacaaaacttcaaGCCAACATTACCATTACCGAAGCTGACCGTCTAGGTTTGACTGGTATTACTAATGAACAATGGAATATTGTTCAGAAGTTAATCAATAAAGAAGCAACAAACGCTGATCATCTAAAAGGTAAAATAGATGAGAATATTTGGATCTTGGATACCGGCGCCACACATCATATGACAGGGAATCTTGAGGCAATGGAAAATATCCGAGACATCACCAGCATACCAGTCTTATTGCCTGCCGGTTCTGACGCAATAGCGTCCAAACAAGGAACCGTCAAGCTTACTTCTACTTTACACATTCGGAATGTGTACTTTGTGGAAGGATTCCATACGAATCTTATTTCTTTTGGACAACTAGTTACAGATAATTTCCTAGTTGGACAAGTAACTGATAAACTTATGATATTGCAGGACCGTACCTCGAGGATGCTGATTGGAGCGGGTGAAAGAGAAGGAGAGGGATTGTACCGTTTTCGAGGGATTGAGTCATTGACATCGTTCCAGACTACTGTTTCAGAAGATCCAGTTCTATGGCACCGGCGTCTAGGGCATCCGTCTTCTCACATTACGGCTATGATTCCTGCATTAGAAAGTTCATCATCTAAACACGATGAACATATTATCAAGTCTTGTGATATTTGTTTTAGAGCTAAACAGACCCGTCAGAGTTTTTCAGATAGTAGTCATAATGCAAAAGAGATTTTTGATTTAATCCATTGTGATCTTTGGGGACCATATCGGACAACAGCACTTTGTGGTTCTCGTTATTTTCTTACTATCATTGACGATCATTCTCGAGCAGTATGGTTGTACCTTCTGCCCGACAAAACTATGGTGGCACAACAACTTAAAGACTTTATGGCTTTAATTGAGAGACAGTTCTCAAAGAAGGTTAAGACACTACGGAGTGACAACGGGACGGAATTTATGTGTCTTACAAAATACTTCAAAGAACAAGGGATCGTTCATGAGACCTCCTGCGTGCATACACCTCAACAAAACGGACGTGCTGAGCGTAAGCATCGGCACATTCTCAATGTAGCACGAGCTCTTCGGTTCCAAGCAAATTTGCCGATTGATCTTTGGGGAGAATGTGTTCTAGCCTCTGCTCATCTAATTAATCGCACACCATCTTCTCTACTCAAGAATAAAACACCGTTCGAGATTCTTCATGGCCAGCCACCATCACTGTCTCATCTCCGTGTGATAGGATGTTTAGCATACGCTCATAACAAAAACACGAAGGGTGATAAATTCGCATCAAGAAGTCGGAAGTGCATTCTTCTGGGATTTCCATCTGGCACAAAAGGATGGAAATTATATGACTTAGAGCAGAAAGACGTATTCATCTCCAGAGATGTtacttttcaagaaaatatattCCCATATATGGATATAACAACTACAGAAACATCAGACGTCTTACCTTCTATTGTGCTACCTCCATCAACTCTGACAGAGGATCACAACGATTCACCATTACAATCAGTTATTGACGATGCTCCGGTATCTTCGTCACCTCCTTCAGCAATTAATATTCCTCCAGAAACAGAACATGTCGATCCCGAGCCTGTGGTTACAGAAGTTGTACCAGAACCTTCAGGTCGAGGTCATAGACCACGTGTTCCATCAACACGATATCGAGACTACGTTATTAATACGGTCACTACAATCCCTACTCAAACTCCTTCTCTCCCGTCTTCCATACCTCAGCTATCCTCAGGTTCGTTGTTCCCACTATCTGCTTATCTATCATATGATCGTATTTCATCAAAACATTGCAGCTATCTTATTGCCCTGGCAACCAATATCGAACCAAAACACTTTCGCGAAGCAATGAAACATAAAGTTTGGCGAGATTCAATGAAGTCTGAGATAGATGCTCTTGAAAGACAACACACATGGGATCTTGTCGAGCTCCCATCTAACAAAAAGGCTCTCGGAACCAAGTGGGTGTATACAATTAAACTTCTCTCTGACGGCACAATCGGCCGGCACAAATCTCGCTTGGTCGTCTTAGGAAATAATCAGAAAGAGGGTCTAGACTATACCGAAACTTTTTCTCCTGTGGCCAAAATGGTAACTGTCCGTATATTCTTGGATATCGCGGCAAAGAAAAACCATGAAATTCACCAGATGGACGTCCATAACGCATTTCTTCATGGAGATCTTCAAGAAGAAGTCTATATTAAGGTACCTTTCGGTTTTTCTAAACCTGACGATAAAAGGGTGTGTCGGTTACGTAAATCTCTCTATGGCTTAAAACAAGCTCCTCGATGTTGGTTTGCTAAGCTAGTGGAGGCTCTTCTCGCATACGGCTTCTCACAGACGCATTCCGATTACTCATTATTTGTCTATACAAAGGACGCCATCTCTCTTCGGATTCTAGTTTACGTTGATGATCTTATCATCTCTGGGAACTCATCACCATCAATCACTTCTTTCAAATCATACCTATCAACATGCTTCCATATGAAGGACCTCGGGCCTCTAAAATACTTTCTTGGTTTAGAAGTGGCTCGGAGCCCCGACGGTATTTATCTTTGTCAACGAAAATACACCTTGGAGATTATTACAGAGTGTGGCTTACTTGGGTGTAAACCAGCTGGCTCCCCTATGGATCAAAATCATCAGCTAGGACGTGCTACTGGAGACTTTCTTTCTGATCCTGAACAATTCCGTCGTCTCACCGGACGTCTCATCTATCTTCTAGCTACTCGGCCTGATCTGGCTTATTCAGTCCATATTCTTTCACAGTTCATGCAAAAACCACGTGAGGAACATTGGCTTGCTGCCTTAAAAACCGTTCGTTATTTGAAAGGCACAGTCGGACAAGGTGTTCTTTTCAGGGCCGAACCTACGTTTTCTGTTACCGGCTGGTGCGATGCTGATTGGGGAGCATGCCCTGCAACTCGTCGCTCGCTTTCTGGCTGGATCATTCAGTTTGGGACATCTCCTATAActtggaaaacaaagaaacaagatGCAGTCTCACTCTCCTCTACTGAAGCCGAGTTCCGTGCGAtgaaagcaatcacacaagaaCTCATCTGGATTAAAGATCTTCTCAACGAACTTGGGATCGCTCACCCTGCACCAATGTTGATCTGTTGTGATAATAAATCCGCCTTATACATAGGTGCTAATCCGGTTCTACACGAAAAGACAAAGCATATGGGTATTATCTGCAAGTTTGTTCGCGAACAGATCACTAAAGGTGTGGTCAAAACAACTTATGTTTCAACTCATGATCAGCTCGCGGACATTTTCACTAAAGCTTTGGGAAGAAGAGAGTTTGATGCATTTCTTCTCAAGTTAGGCATCAATAATATTCATGCTCCAACTTGA
- the LOC106430665 gene encoding uncharacterized protein LOC106430665 produces MALYAISKKFRFRNIRSAPNGMVLRCFSSNCQWRVYATKLNDSDVYEIRKLDPIHTCSVDDRSGYQSQVTHHVVGEMMKARFNGSGGGPKPGEIRQVMQGDHDVCISYWKAWRSREIDLEYAKGNSRGSYSLLPDYLRKLAEANLGTLAEIESEYKDNIGNKFKYMFLAMGASIMGFEYMRKVVVVDGTHLRGKYVGCLLTASAQDGNYQMFPLAIAIVDEENDNSWEWFFKNLQAFFPNTNNIVFVSDRHSFIYYRLAKVYPEAKHCACILHLKRNIRTYYKDKNLGFLVAKAGKAYRLADFYKNFNEIKHVNASCADYIIGIGFEHWARSHFPGRRYNIMTSNIAESWNAVLREAREYPILALVEFIRAKLMSWFSARGSTISASLDKFTPKVMEILAANFESSAAAAIVAKIKVDSLVAEEYTKNAMVAAYVGSVSPVIDTDDIIELTGQLSELDMLRPSSRRPPGRPLKKPFLSRGQVRMKIPRRRTVCSHCKGCGHNCATCKTPII; encoded by the exons ATGGCCTTATATGCAATTAGTAAGAAGTTCCGGTTTCGTAACATCAGATCAGCACCAAATGGAATGGTTTTAAGGTGTTTTAGCTCCAACTGTCAGTGGAGGGTATACGCCACAAAGTTAAATGACTCGGACGTCTACGAGATAAGAAAACTCGATCCCATTCACACCTGCTCTGTGGACGATAGATCCGGTTATCAGTCTCAAGTTACACATCATGTTGTTGGAGAGATGATGAAAGCTCGTTTCAATGGTAGTGGCGGTGGTCCAAAGCCTGGAGAGATACGTCAAGTCATGCAAGGAGACCATGATGTCTGTATATCCTACTGGAAAGCTTGGCGTTCAAGGGAAATTGATTTGGAATATGCCAAAGGAAACTCACGAGGCTCTTACAGTCTACTTCCTGATTACCTCCGTAAACTAGCAGAAGCAAACCTTGGAACCTTGGCCGAGATTGAATCTGAATACAAGGACAACATAGGAAATAAGTTTAAATACATGTTTCTAGCTATGGGTGCCTCTATTATGGGATTTGAGTACATGAGAAAAGTTGTAGTTGTCGATGGAACCCATTTGAGAGGAAAATATGTTGGGTGTCTTCTAACTGCTTCTGCCCAAGACGGCAATTACCAAATGTTTCCACTAGCCATTGCTATCGTCGACGAAGAAAACGATAACTCGTGGGAGTGGTTCTTCAAAAATTTACAAGCATTCTTTCCAAATACAAACAATATAGTGTTTGTATCTGATAGACATTCATTCATCTATTACAGATTGGCCAAG GTTTATCCAGAAGCGAAACACTGTGCATGCATCCTTCATTTAAAGAGAAATATCAGGACTTATTACAAGGATAAGAATCTAGGATTCTTGGTTGCAAAGGCTGGAAAGGCATATAGGTTGGCTGACTTCTACAAGAATTTCAATGAGATAAAACATGTCAATGCCTCTTGTGCAGATTATATAATTGGAATAGGATTTGAGCATTGGGCGCGTTCCCATTTCCCTGGACGTCGCTACAATATTATGACGAGTAACATTGCGGAATCATGGAATGCAGTGCTTCGTGAGGCCAGAGAATACCCTATATTGGCCCTTGTAGAATTTATTAGAGCAAAGCTAATGTCTTGGTTTTCTGCTAGGGGCtcaacaatctcagcaagtttAGACAAATTCACACCGAAAGTAATGGAAATTCTCGCCGCAAATTTCGAGTCTTCGGCAG CAGCGGCCATCGTAGCCAAGATAAAAGTCGATTCATTGGTAGCTGAAGAGTACACCAAGAATGCAATGGTTGCTGCCTATGTGGGTAGTGTCTCTCCAGTGATTGATACCGATGATATCATAGAACTTACTGGTCAATTGTCCGAGTTAGATATGCTTCGTCCGTCTAGCAGGCGTCCCCCTGGCCGTCCACTCAAGAAACCTTTCCTATCTCGTGGCCAAGTTCGT ATGAAGATACCAAGAAGACGAACTGTATGTAGTCATTGCAAAGGTTGTGGTCACAATTGTGCAACATGCAAAACCCCTATCATTTAA
- the LOC111207841 gene encoding uncharacterized protein LOC111207841 isoform X2: MLIGAGEREGEGLYRFRGIESLTSFQTTVSEDPVLWHRRLGHPSSHITAMIPALESSSSKHDEHIIKSCDICFRAKQTRQSFSDSSHNAKEIFDLIHCDLWGPYRTTALCGSRYFLTIIDDHSRAVWLYLLPDKTMVAQQLKDFMALIERQFSKKVKTLRSDNGTEFMCLTKYFKEQGIVHETSCVHTPQQNGRAERKHRHILNVARALRFQANLPIDLWGECVLASAHLINRTPSSLLKNKTPFEILHGQPPSLSHLRVIGCLAYAHNKNTKGDKFASRSRKCILLGFPSGTKGWKLYDLEQKDVFISRDVTFQENIFPYMDITTTETSDVLPSIVLPPSTLTEDHNDSPLQSVIDDAPVSSSPPSAINIPPETEHVDPEPVVTEVVPEPSGRGHRPRVPSTRYRDYVINTVTTIPTQTPSLPSSIPQLSSGSLFPLSAYLSYDRISSKHCSYLIALATNIEPKHFREAMKHKVWRDSMKSEIDALERQHTWDLVELPSNKKALGTKWVYTIKLLSDGTIGRHKSRLVVLGNNQKEGLDYTETFSPVAKMVTVRIFLDIAAKKNHEIHQMDVHNAFLHGDLQEEVYIKVPFGFSKPDDKRVCRLRKSLYGLKQAPRCWFAKLVEALLAYGFSQTHSDYSLFVYTKDAISLRILVYVDDLIISGNSSPSITSFKSYLSTCFHMKDLGPLKYFLGLEVARSPDGIYLCQRKYTLEIITECGLLGCKPAGSPMDQNHQLGRATGDFLSDPEQFRRLTGRLIYLLATRPDLAYSVHILSQFMQKPREEHWLAALKTVRYLKGTVGQGVLFRAEPTFSVTGWCDADWGACPATRRSLSGWIIQFGTSPITWKTKKQDAVSLSSTEAEFRAMKAITQELIWIKDLLNELGIAHPAPMLICCDNKSALYIGANPVLHEKTKHMGIICKFVREQITKGVVKTTYVSTHDQLADIFTKALGRREFDAFLLKLGINNIHAPT, translated from the coding sequence ATGCTGATTGGAGCGGGTGAAAGAGAAGGAGAGGGATTGTACCGTTTTCGAGGGATTGAGTCATTGACATCGTTCCAGACTACTGTTTCAGAAGATCCAGTTCTATGGCACCGGCGTCTAGGGCATCCGTCTTCTCACATTACGGCTATGATTCCTGCATTAGAAAGTTCATCATCTAAACACGATGAACATATTATCAAGTCTTGTGATATTTGTTTTAGAGCTAAACAGACCCGTCAGAGTTTTTCAGATAGTAGTCATAATGCAAAAGAGATTTTTGATTTAATCCATTGTGATCTTTGGGGACCATATCGGACAACAGCACTTTGTGGTTCTCGTTATTTTCTTACTATCATTGACGATCATTCTCGAGCAGTATGGTTGTACCTTCTGCCCGACAAAACTATGGTGGCACAACAACTTAAAGACTTTATGGCTTTAATTGAGAGACAGTTCTCAAAGAAGGTTAAGACACTACGGAGTGACAACGGGACGGAATTTATGTGTCTTACAAAATACTTCAAAGAACAAGGGATCGTTCATGAGACCTCCTGCGTGCATACACCTCAACAAAACGGACGTGCTGAGCGTAAGCATCGGCACATTCTCAATGTAGCACGAGCTCTTCGGTTCCAAGCAAATTTGCCGATTGATCTTTGGGGAGAATGTGTTCTAGCCTCTGCTCATCTAATTAATCGCACACCATCTTCTCTACTCAAGAATAAAACACCGTTCGAGATTCTTCATGGCCAGCCACCATCACTGTCTCATCTCCGTGTGATAGGATGTTTAGCATACGCTCATAACAAAAACACGAAGGGTGATAAATTCGCATCAAGAAGTCGGAAGTGCATTCTTCTGGGATTTCCATCTGGCACAAAAGGATGGAAATTATATGACTTAGAGCAGAAAGACGTATTCATCTCCAGAGATGTtacttttcaagaaaatatattCCCATATATGGATATAACAACTACAGAAACATCAGACGTCTTACCTTCTATTGTGCTACCTCCATCAACTCTGACAGAGGATCACAACGATTCACCATTACAATCAGTTATTGACGATGCTCCGGTATCTTCGTCACCTCCTTCAGCAATTAATATTCCTCCAGAAACAGAACATGTCGATCCCGAGCCTGTGGTTACAGAAGTTGTACCAGAACCTTCAGGTCGAGGTCATAGACCACGTGTTCCATCAACACGATATCGAGACTACGTTATTAATACGGTCACTACAATCCCTACTCAAACTCCTTCTCTCCCGTCTTCCATACCTCAGCTATCCTCAGGTTCGTTGTTCCCACTATCTGCTTATCTATCATATGATCGTATTTCATCAAAACATTGCAGCTATCTTATTGCCCTGGCAACCAATATCGAACCAAAACACTTTCGCGAAGCAATGAAACATAAAGTTTGGCGAGATTCAATGAAGTCTGAGATAGATGCTCTTGAAAGACAACACACATGGGATCTTGTCGAGCTCCCATCTAACAAAAAGGCTCTCGGAACCAAGTGGGTGTATACAATTAAACTTCTCTCTGACGGCACAATCGGCCGGCACAAATCTCGCTTGGTCGTCTTAGGAAATAATCAGAAAGAGGGTCTAGACTATACCGAAACTTTTTCTCCTGTGGCCAAAATGGTAACTGTCCGTATATTCTTGGATATCGCGGCAAAGAAAAACCATGAAATTCACCAGATGGACGTCCATAACGCATTTCTTCATGGAGATCTTCAAGAAGAAGTCTATATTAAGGTACCTTTCGGTTTTTCTAAACCTGACGATAAAAGGGTGTGTCGGTTACGTAAATCTCTCTATGGCTTAAAACAAGCTCCTCGATGTTGGTTTGCTAAGCTAGTGGAGGCTCTTCTCGCATACGGCTTCTCACAGACGCATTCCGATTACTCATTATTTGTCTATACAAAGGACGCCATCTCTCTTCGGATTCTAGTTTACGTTGATGATCTTATCATCTCTGGGAACTCATCACCATCAATCACTTCTTTCAAATCATACCTATCAACATGCTTCCATATGAAGGACCTCGGGCCTCTAAAATACTTTCTTGGTTTAGAAGTGGCTCGGAGCCCCGACGGTATTTATCTTTGTCAACGAAAATACACCTTGGAGATTATTACAGAGTGTGGCTTACTTGGGTGTAAACCAGCTGGCTCCCCTATGGATCAAAATCATCAGCTAGGACGTGCTACTGGAGACTTTCTTTCTGATCCTGAACAATTCCGTCGTCTCACCGGACGTCTCATCTATCTTCTAGCTACTCGGCCTGATCTGGCTTATTCAGTCCATATTCTTTCACAGTTCATGCAAAAACCACGTGAGGAACATTGGCTTGCTGCCTTAAAAACCGTTCGTTATTTGAAAGGCACAGTCGGACAAGGTGTTCTTTTCAGGGCCGAACCTACGTTTTCTGTTACCGGCTGGTGCGATGCTGATTGGGGAGCATGCCCTGCAACTCGTCGCTCGCTTTCTGGCTGGATCATTCAGTTTGGGACATCTCCTATAActtggaaaacaaagaaacaagatGCAGTCTCACTCTCCTCTACTGAAGCCGAGTTCCGTGCGAtgaaagcaatcacacaagaaCTCATCTGGATTAAAGATCTTCTCAACGAACTTGGGATCGCTCACCCTGCACCAATGTTGATCTGTTGTGATAATAAATCCGCCTTATACATAGGTGCTAATCCGGTTCTACACGAAAAGACAAAGCATATGGGTATTATCTGCAAGTTTGTTCGCGAACAGATCACTAAAGGTGTGGTCAAAACAACTTATGTTTCAACTCATGATCAGCTCGCGGACATTTTCACTAAAGCTTTGGGAAGAAGAGAGTTTGATGCATTTCTTCTCAAGTTAGGCATCAATAATATTCATGCTCCAACTTGA